The Paenibacillus sp. BIC5C1 DNA segment CACTCGCTCAATTGGTGACCGAAGTGTTCTGCCAGGAAGGTTAAAGCATGACCTTTCGTTCCTTCGCTGTGCATGATCTCAAGGAAGTATGGCTTGGACTTGGTGATGTGTACTTCTGATCCGAGCAGTTCGCGCAGGTCAACGGCAACCTTATCCAAGTAATCTGGCTCATCGATGATGAGCAGTTTCGGTGTTTTTTGCTCGATCACTTTGATGAAATCCGGTTCGATGTGGTACTGAGTGCCATTCAGTTTGGCGTAGTCACGCAGCTTGTCGTTTTCTTCACGGGCGAAAAGTTTGTCGTCAATATACGTTTGCAGGTGCAGATTATGCTCCAGGCAGTAGTCGTACAATTTGCGGGAAGCGTCCTGTGGAACGTAGCGCTCGTAGAGTACTTTTTCGTCCAGCAAGTTTTTCACCAAAGCGCCTTGATACGTAATGATGGGCACGTTCAGCTTCGTTTGGCGTGCGAGCGCTTGTGCGGAAGCATAGGCACGTCCCGTTGCCAGTGTTACAACGACACCATGAGCTACTGCTTGTTCCAGGGCAGTTTGTGTTGCAGGCGTTACTTCCTTGTTATCGTTAATCAGGGTATCATCAATGTCAATTGCGATTAATTTGTAGGTCATCTAGTTTCTCTCCTTTTTTATCTGTATCT contains these protein-coding regions:
- a CDS encoding Cof-type HAD-IIB family hydrolase, with the protein product MTYKLIAIDIDDTLINDNKEVTPATQTALEQAVAHGVVVTLATGRAYASAQALARQTKLNVPIITYQGALVKNLLDEKVLYERYVPQDASRKLYDYCLEHNLHLQTYIDDKLFAREENDKLRDYAKLNGTQYHIEPDFIKVIEQKTPKLLIIDEPDYLDKVAVDLRELLGSEVHITKSKPYFLEIMHSEGTKGHALTFLAEHFGHQLSECIAIGDSWNDHEMLEVAGLGVAMGNAIPALKELADYITASNNEDGVKQVIEKFVLNAE